One segment of Mycobacterium spongiae DNA contains the following:
- a CDS encoding FHA domain-containing protein: protein MNQPPPPALTVRTDGTHRTFAPGHDVVIGRDLRADVRITHPRVSRMHVVLRFRRGGWIAVDNGSRNGMFVDDRRVSMVDIHDGQRITIGGPDGPRLTFAVGQRPRGEVSNIATSVVRILRGGPPPPPPGSTTIGRVAGNDIVIPDVLASRHHATLVPTPQGVEIRDARGINGTFVNGTRVDSAVLSEGDVVTIGNVDLIFSAGMLILRTETEAATRTVGLEVRDISLSVENGPTLLDEISLAAQPGTLTAVIGPSGAGKSTLAKVVVGTTQPNTGMVAFEGHDIHAEYASLRSRIGMVPQDDVVHSQLTVNQALGYAAELRLPPDTSKDDRCQVIARVLEELELTQHADKRVDKLSGGQRKRVSVAMELLTSPSLLILDEPTSGLDPALDRQVMTMLRQLADAGRVVVVVTHSLTYLDVCDQVLLLAPGGKTAFCGPPGQIGPAMGTTNWADIFTKVGTDPDAVHRRFLERAAPPKEPAETATPSQLGKPVHTSLWRQFSTIARRQMRLIVSDRGYFIFLLLLPFIMGVLSLAQPGDIGFGPPNPDSLAPNEPVQTLVMLNIGAIFMGTALTIRALIGERAIFLREQAVGLSTTAYLLAKIFVFTVFAVLQSAIVTAIAVWGKGAPTQGAVMLKNPALELFVDIAFTCVAAAMVGLALSALARSNEQILPLLVVTVMSQLVLSGGMTPVTDRPLLDQMSWATPARWGYAASASTVDLIKLAGPLTPKDAHWEHTPSAWMFDMAMLAVICVAYAAFVRWKIRLKG, encoded by the coding sequence ATGAACCAGCCACCGCCGCCCGCGCTGACCGTTCGCACGGACGGGACACACCGCACCTTCGCGCCGGGTCACGACGTGGTCATCGGCCGTGATCTGCGCGCCGACGTGCGCATCACGCATCCACGGGTGTCGAGGATGCATGTAGTCCTGCGGTTTAGGCGCGGCGGGTGGATCGCCGTCGACAACGGCAGCCGCAACGGGATGTTCGTCGACGATCGGCGAGTGTCGATGGTCGACATTCACGACGGCCAGCGCATCACGATCGGTGGCCCCGACGGACCTCGCCTGACCTTTGCGGTGGGCCAGCGGCCGCGCGGCGAGGTATCGAACATCGCCACGAGCGTGGTGCGAATCCTGCGTGGCGGACCTCCGCCGCCCCCGCCGGGGTCGACCACGATTGGCCGCGTCGCCGGCAACGACATTGTGATCCCCGACGTGCTTGCATCACGTCACCACGCCACGCTGGTGCCGACGCCGCAAGGTGTGGAGATCCGCGATGCGCGCGGCATCAACGGGACATTCGTCAACGGAACCCGCGTCGACTCGGCAGTACTGAGCGAAGGCGACGTGGTGACGATCGGCAACGTCGACCTCATCTTCTCGGCTGGCATGCTGATCCTGCGCACGGAGACCGAAGCCGCAACCCGCACAGTCGGTTTGGAGGTCCGAGACATCAGCTTGTCGGTCGAGAACGGCCCCACCCTGCTCGACGAGATTTCTTTGGCCGCCCAGCCGGGAACGCTCACGGCGGTGATCGGGCCGTCAGGTGCGGGCAAGTCGACACTGGCCAAGGTGGTCGTCGGGACGACCCAACCGAACACCGGCATGGTGGCGTTCGAGGGTCACGACATCCACGCCGAGTATGCGTCGCTGCGCAGCCGGATCGGGATGGTTCCGCAGGACGACGTCGTGCATAGCCAGCTCACCGTCAACCAGGCGCTGGGTTATGCTGCCGAGTTGCGGCTGCCGCCGGACACCAGCAAGGACGACCGATGCCAGGTGATCGCGCGGGTGCTCGAGGAACTCGAGTTGACCCAGCACGCAGACAAGCGGGTGGACAAGCTGTCGGGTGGTCAGCGCAAGCGCGTCTCGGTGGCGATGGAGTTACTGACCAGTCCGTCGCTGCTGATCCTCGATGAGCCCACGTCGGGCCTCGACCCGGCGCTTGACCGGCAGGTCATGACGATGCTGCGCCAGCTCGCCGATGCCGGTCGCGTCGTGGTAGTGGTGACGCACTCACTGACATACCTCGACGTGTGCGACCAGGTGTTGCTGCTTGCGCCCGGTGGCAAGACCGCGTTCTGCGGGCCGCCGGGCCAGATCGGCCCGGCGATGGGCACCACCAACTGGGCGGACATCTTCACCAAGGTGGGCACGGATCCGGATGCGGTTCACCGCCGATTCCTCGAACGCGCCGCCCCGCCCAAGGAGCCCGCCGAGACCGCGACACCCTCGCAGCTGGGTAAGCCGGTGCACACCAGCCTGTGGCGGCAGTTCTCGACGATCGCACGACGACAGATGCGGCTGATCGTGTCCGATCGCGGCTACTTCATCTTCCTGTTGCTGCTGCCATTCATCATGGGAGTGCTGTCGTTGGCCCAGCCCGGTGATATCGGCTTCGGCCCCCCCAACCCGGATTCCCTCGCGCCGAATGAACCGGTACAGACTCTGGTCATGCTGAACATCGGCGCGATCTTCATGGGCACGGCACTGACGATTCGGGCCCTGATCGGGGAGCGGGCCATCTTCCTGCGCGAGCAGGCCGTGGGTCTTTCGACGACCGCGTATCTTCTGGCCAAGATCTTCGTCTTCACGGTGTTCGCAGTCCTGCAGTCGGCGATCGTGACGGCTATCGCGGTGTGGGGCAAGGGAGCTCCGACTCAGGGCGCGGTAATGCTCAAGAACCCGGCCCTGGAATTGTTCGTCGACATCGCATTCACTTGTGTGGCCGCGGCGATGGTCGGGCTTGCGCTTTCGGCGCTGGCCCGGTCGAACGAGCAGATCTTGCCGCTGCTGGTGGTCACGGTCATGTCGCAGCTGGTGTTGTCCGGCGGCATGACCCCGGTGACCGATCGCCCTCTGCTGGACCAAATGTCGTGGGCGACACCGGCTCGGTGGGGTTACGCCGCATCGGCGTCGACAGTGGACCTCATCAAACTGGCCGGTCCGCTGACGCCGAAAGACGCGCACTGGGAGCACACACCGTCGGCATGGATGTTCGACATGGCGATGCTCGCGGTGATCTGTGTGGCCTACGCCGCATTCGTACGCTGGAAGATTCGGCTCAAGGGTTAG